A stretch of the Candidatus Methylomirabilota bacterium genome encodes the following:
- a CDS encoding GTP-binding protein, protein MAKAKFDRSKPHVNIGTIGHIDHGKTTLTSAITKVLHTKYSGVAVRD, encoded by the coding sequence TGGCCAAGGCGAAATTCGATCGGTCGAAGCCGCACGTGAACATTGGGACGATTGGGCACATCGACCACGGGAAGACGACGCTGACCTCGGCGATCACGAAGGTGCTGCACACGAAGTACAGCGGGGTGGCGGTGCGGGAC